The Hippea jasoniae genome has a window encoding:
- a CDS encoding YraN family protein: protein MKRSKSCSAEESEGQDYTIYAKEGVKLLRSERRDSNTIGRQAEGLAASFLQKNGYKILFRNYRCRYGEIDIVAENKDVVVIVEVKSRSTDGFGHPSSFVNKSKLSKIEKCVKELLMKEHLSDRDIRFDVIAINKDNIEWIKNIFLEE from the coding sequence TTGAAAAGATCGAAGTCCTGCAGCGCGGAAGAGTCAGAAGGGCAAGACTATACTATCTACGCGAAAGAAGGGGTAAAGCTGCTAAGATCAGAAAGAAGGGATTCTAATACCATCGGCAGGCAGGCTGAAGGGCTTGCCGCCTCTTTTTTGCAAAAAAACGGCTATAAAATTCTTTTTCGCAACTACCGTTGCAGATACGGTGAGATAGATATAGTCGCCGAAAATAAAGATGTTGTTGTTATTGTTGAGGTAAAAAGCAGATCTACGGATGGGTTTGGTCACCCATCAAGTTTTGTAAACAAAAGCAAGCTATCAAAAATAGAAAAATGTGTAAAAGAACTTTTAATGAAAGAGCATTTAAGTGACAGAGACATTAGATTTGATGTGATTGCAATAAACAAAGATAATATCGAATGGATAAAAAATATCTTTTTGGAGGAATAA
- the rplS gene encoding 50S ribosomal protein L19 produces MDKLRAFEEDMLKSLNREIPEIWPGDTVKVYTKVKEGNKERIQIFAGIVIRRRGGRGLNGTFTVRKESNGIGVEKIFPYYSPAIEKIEVLQRGRVRRARLYYLRERRGKAAKIRKKGF; encoded by the coding sequence ATGGATAAACTCAGAGCATTTGAAGAGGATATGTTAAAATCACTAAACAGGGAGATTCCTGAAATCTGGCCTGGTGATACAGTTAAGGTTTACACAAAGGTCAAAGAGGGCAACAAAGAGAGAATTCAGATTTTTGCAGGTATTGTTATCAGAAGAAGGGGCGGAAGAGGACTCAACGGAACATTTACCGTAAGAAAGGAATCAAACGGCATTGGCGTTGAAAAGATTTTCCCTTACTATTCACCGGCTATTGAAAAGATCGAAGTCCTGCAGCGCGGAAGAGTCAGAAGGGCAAGACTATACTATCTACGCGAAAGAAGGGGTAAAGCTGCTAAGATCAGAAAGAAGGGATTCTAA
- the trmD gene encoding tRNA (guanosine(37)-N1)-methyltransferase TrmD has product MEIFVLSIFPEMFDCVFNQSIIKRAQQKGIVQIEAINIRDFALDKHRTTDDYPYGGGAGMVMKPEPIYRAMDYVKSKNSNTHTILLTPAGKIFNQQKAKELAKKSSLAIICGRYEGFDERVRYLADEEISLGRFVLSGGEIAAMAIVDAVVRLLEGVLGNPDSLKEETFEDGLVEYPQYTRPRVFRGMSVPDILLSGNHKKIKEWRMQQSKLRTLKLTGEEDG; this is encoded by the coding sequence ATGGAAATTTTTGTTTTAAGTATATTCCCTGAAATGTTTGATTGTGTTTTTAATCAATCGATAATAAAAAGAGCACAGCAAAAAGGGATTGTGCAAATAGAAGCTATAAATATCAGAGATTTTGCTTTAGATAAACACAGAACAACGGATGATTATCCATACGGCGGTGGAGCAGGCATGGTGATGAAACCAGAACCAATCTACAGGGCAATGGATTATGTTAAGTCAAAAAACTCCAATACACACACCATACTGCTTACACCTGCCGGGAAAATTTTTAATCAACAAAAGGCAAAAGAGCTTGCAAAAAAAAGCTCTCTTGCTATAATCTGCGGGCGTTATGAAGGTTTTGATGAGAGGGTACGATACCTTGCCGATGAGGAGATATCTTTAGGAAGATTTGTTCTATCGGGTGGTGAAATTGCGGCAATGGCAATTGTGGATGCTGTTGTAAGGCTTCTTGAAGGGGTTTTGGGTAATCCTGACTCACTTAAAGAAGAAACCTTCGAGGATGGACTTGTGGAATATCCGCAATACACACGCCCAAGGGTGTTTAGAGGAATGAGTGTGCCCGATATACTTTTAAGCGGCAACCACAAAAAAATAAAAGAGTGGAGAATGCAGCAATCAAAGCTAAGAACTCTTAAGTTAACAGGAGAAGAAGATGGATAA
- a CDS encoding KH domain-containing protein, with protein sequence MKELISCIVNSLVDNQDAVKIKEIAGEKTTVIELSVDKSDLGKLIGKEGKTIKAIRTILNAASKKAGKKAVLEIIE encoded by the coding sequence ATGAAGGAGCTGATCAGCTGCATTGTTAACAGTTTGGTTGACAATCAGGATGCCGTAAAGATCAAAGAAATTGCCGGTGAAAAAACCACTGTTATCGAATTAAGCGTTGACAAGAGCGATTTAGGAAAACTCATCGGCAAGGAAGGTAAAACAATCAAGGCAATAAGAACTATTCTCAATGCAGCAAGTAAAAAAGCTGGAAAGAAGGCTGTTTTAGAAATAATCGAATAG
- the rpsP gene encoding 30S ribosomal protein S16 — protein sequence MVAIRLRRGGAKKKPFYRIVALDSRKKRDGAVLEVLGYYDPKTDPATIKIDMDKYNSWIEKGAKVSETVKNLIKKVG from the coding sequence ATGGTTGCAATAAGACTAAGAAGAGGCGGAGCCAAGAAAAAACCCTTCTACAGAATCGTGGCTTTGGATTCTCGAAAAAAAAGAGACGGTGCGGTACTTGAGGTTTTAGGCTACTACGATCCAAAAACAGATCCAGCAACAATTAAAATAGATATGGATAAATACAACAGCTGGATCGAAAAAGGCGCTAAAGTTTCCGAAACCGTTAAAAATCTCATCAAAAAGGTAGGGTGA